A region from the Legionellales bacterium genome encodes:
- a CDS encoding CDP-archaeol synthase, with amino-acid sequence MLKQRILTAALLIPLVLLCLLYLPLTALAMLSAILILGCAWEWLILCEIKQRALQVSYLLFIAASCYGLWYADLSLHFSIYFLATLGWIFASALIFTFPKNWQWWQFLSLRLIAGLMLFIPTWLGLNQLVAYPAGRYQLILVLVFIWSADSGAYFAGRAWGKHLLAPKVSPKKTWEGVSGGVMGGMIVAILGVILFKLSLSQAILYLIIGVMFVFISIVGDLTESMVKRQQGVKDSGTIFPGHGGLLDRLDSLFAVIPLFALVELMLRGMA; translated from the coding sequence ATGCTAAAACAACGCATCTTAACCGCAGCACTCTTAATACCATTAGTATTGTTGTGTTTATTATATTTACCATTAACAGCACTTGCTATGTTAAGTGCGATATTAATCTTAGGCTGTGCGTGGGAATGGTTAATCCTATGTGAAATTAAACAGCGTGCGTTGCAGGTAAGTTATTTATTGTTTATTGCCGCAAGTTGTTACGGATTATGGTATGCCGATTTAAGCCTTCATTTTAGCATTTATTTTTTAGCCACATTAGGCTGGATTTTTGCGAGCGCCTTAATTTTTACTTTTCCTAAAAATTGGCAATGGTGGCAGTTTTTATCGTTGCGTTTAATAGCGGGTCTTATGTTATTCATTCCCACCTGGTTGGGCTTAAATCAACTGGTGGCTTATCCTGCTGGGCGTTACCAATTAATATTAGTGTTAGTATTTATTTGGAGTGCCGATTCTGGCGCTTATTTTGCCGGAAGAGCTTGGGGTAAACATTTATTAGCACCTAAAGTGAGCCCTAAAAAAACGTGGGAGGGTGTCAGTGGCGGTGTGATGGGTGGAATGATCGTGGCAATACTTGGCGTTATATTATTTAAATTATCCTTATCTCAAGCCATTTTATATTTAATTATTGGAGTGATGTTTGTCTTTATTTCAATTGTTGGCGATTTAACCGAAAGCATGGTGAAACGTCAGCAAGGTGTGAAAGACAGTGGGACCATTTTTCCAGGACACGGAGGATTACTCGATCGCTTAGACAGTTTATTTGCCGTGATCCCACTCTTTGCCTTAGTAGAATTAATGTTAAGAGGGATGGCGTGA
- a CDS encoding isoprenyl transferase produces MPNVVPQHVAIVMDGNGRWALQRNLPRIAGHKAGVQSVRSILQRAVQLAIPVLSLFAFGQENWRRPPDEVNFLMNLFRLSLKREIKSLHKNNIKLRILGDRSRFSPSLLKVIEDCEEKTAQNSGLQLNLLVNYSGRWDIQHALEKIVRQFQQNILSPAEINVETIEQQLATAALPEPDLFIRTSGECRLSNFMLWQLAYTELYFTQTLWPDFRAEDFDQAIAAFNQRQRRFGYTGTQLQTQENSDLC; encoded by the coding sequence GTGCCTAATGTCGTACCCCAACATGTTGCTATTGTCATGGATGGGAATGGGCGTTGGGCATTGCAGCGTAATTTGCCGCGCATTGCCGGCCACAAAGCCGGCGTGCAATCAGTGCGTAGTATTCTTCAACGCGCAGTGCAATTAGCAATTCCAGTATTAAGTTTATTTGCCTTTGGTCAAGAAAATTGGCGACGTCCGCCAGATGAAGTCAATTTTTTGATGAATTTATTTCGCCTCAGTTTAAAACGCGAAATTAAATCACTGCATAAAAATAATATCAAACTTCGTATTCTAGGCGATCGCTCGCGTTTTTCACCAAGTTTGCTTAAGGTGATTGAAGATTGCGAAGAAAAAACCGCTCAGAATAGCGGATTGCAATTAAATTTACTGGTCAATTATTCAGGGCGCTGGGATATTCAACACGCCTTAGAAAAAATAGTTCGTCAATTCCAGCAAAACATTCTCTCTCCAGCAGAAATAAATGTTGAAACTATTGAACAACAGTTAGCGACAGCCGCTTTACCCGAACCCGATTTATTCATCCGCACTAGTGGTGAATGTCGGTTAAGTAATTTTATGCTATGGCAATTAGCTTATACGGAATTATATTTTACTCAAACGTTATGGCCAGATTTTCGTGCGGAAGATTTTGACCAAGCAATTGCCGCATTTAATCAACGTCAACGCCGTTTTGGTTATACCGGCACACAATTACAAACACAGGAAAATTCCGACTTATGCTAA
- the pyrH gene encoding UMP kinase, with translation MKHQPIFRRILLKLSGEALMGNSDFGIDPSVIARMAKEVAELIRLNVQVGLVIGGGNLFRGRALSEAGLGRITGDYMGMLATVMNALAFRDVLEQFDVPTRVMSAIPMSGVVDHYDRRKASYHLDEGRVVIFSAGTGNPLVTTDSAASLRSIEVDADILLKATTVDGIYDSDPAKNPHAKRYQRLTYSEVLSKELGVMDLSAFCQCRDHNMPIRVFNVTKAGALLRIITGEDEGTLVTKGD, from the coding sequence ATGAAGCACCAGCCGATTTTTCGTCGCATTTTGTTAAAATTAAGCGGCGAAGCATTAATGGGCAACAGTGACTTCGGTATAGATCCCAGTGTCATTGCACGCATGGCCAAAGAAGTGGCCGAATTAATTCGTCTTAACGTGCAAGTCGGTTTAGTGATCGGCGGCGGAAATTTATTCCGCGGCCGCGCACTCTCCGAAGCGGGCTTAGGCAGAATCACCGGCGATTATATGGGCATGCTGGCCACAGTCATGAATGCGCTGGCATTTCGTGATGTCTTAGAACAATTCGATGTGCCCACTCGCGTAATGTCAGCGATCCCCATGAGTGGCGTTGTTGATCATTACGATCGGCGAAAAGCTTCTTATCATCTCGACGAAGGTCGCGTAGTCATTTTCTCGGCGGGTACGGGTAATCCCTTAGTGACTACCGATTCAGCCGCCAGTTTGCGCAGCATTGAAGTTGATGCCGATATTCTACTCAAAGCCACCACTGTCGATGGCATTTACGATTCCGATCCCGCCAAAAATCCGCATGCTAAACGTTATCAACGTTTAACCTATAGCGAAGTATTAAGCAAAGAATTAGGGGTAATGGATTTAAGCGCATTTTGCCAATGTCGCGATCATAACATGCCCATCCGTGTTTTTAATGTCACCAAAGCAGGTGCCTTATTACGAATTATTACTGGTGAAGATGAAGGAACATTGGTTACCAAAGGAGACTAA
- the rpsB gene encoding 30S ribosomal protein S2, whose protein sequence is MSKVTMRHMLAAGVHFGHQTRYWNPKMASYIFGARNKIHVINLEETIVLFDEAINFFSRLAANKGKVLFVGTKWSAQEVIREHAKRCGMPYVDYRWLGGMLTNYKTVRQSIRRLKELEAQEKQGLFERLTKKEVLNIRHEIEKLERSLGGIKDMGSLPDALFVIDVGYEKIAVQEANKLKIPVVGVVDTNRDPDNIDYIIPGNDDSRSAIELYTKAVADAIIEARGSVTTATSEDEFVEVEEERRYDDLSDEEDAGAARISPLLKTANIKIKEQHVVAK, encoded by the coding sequence ATGTCTAAAGTTACTATGCGACACATGCTCGCCGCTGGCGTTCATTTTGGTCATCAAACCCGTTACTGGAATCCTAAAATGGCATCGTATATTTTTGGTGCCCGCAATAAAATCCACGTCATTAATCTTGAAGAAACCATCGTTTTATTCGATGAAGCCATCAATTTCTTCAGCCGTTTAGCGGCCAATAAAGGCAAAGTATTATTCGTTGGCACCAAATGGTCAGCGCAAGAAGTTATCCGTGAACACGCCAAACGCTGCGGTATGCCTTATGTGGATTATCGCTGGTTAGGCGGCATGCTCACGAATTATAAAACCGTGCGTCAATCGATTCGTCGCTTAAAAGAATTAGAAGCACAAGAAAAACAAGGTCTTTTTGAACGTTTAACCAAAAAAGAAGTGTTAAACATTCGTCATGAAATCGAAAAATTAGAACGCAGTCTTGGCGGTATTAAAGATATGGGTAGTCTTCCCGATGCTTTATTCGTCATCGACGTCGGTTACGAAAAAATTGCTGTGCAAGAAGCCAATAAATTAAAAATTCCTGTGGTCGGCGTGGTCGATACCAATCGCGATCCCGATAACATTGATTATATCATTCCAGGCAACGATGACTCGCGCAGTGCGATTGAACTCTATACCAAAGCCGTGGCCGATGCCATTATCGAAGCTCGCGGTTCTGTGACTACCGCAACCAGCGAAGATGAATTCGTGGAAGTCGAAGAAGAACGCCGTTACGATGATTTGAGTGACGAAGAAGATGCGGGAGCTGCTAGAATTTCTCCACTATTAAAAACGGCTAACATCAAAATCAAAGAACAGCACGTTGTTGCAAAATAA
- the bamA gene encoding outer membrane protein assembly factor BamA: MRGKKLLSAMLSLGSCCLTTAAFAFSPFTVKAIRIVGLQGINQQTVMNYVPVRIGREITPENSSQIIQALYNTGFFQDVELGREGNTLYIYVSERPVISSITISGNKDIKSDDLRKVLRKMGIAEGQVLNRSAIANLKFALQNQYTQLSKYNASVDITTKRLARNRVDLTIAINEGGVTKVGAILISGNQAFSQRTLLHQFKLSTPNLFSFFTKDDEYTEEKLDDDLQNLKYYYLDHGYLRMQIVSHQVSLSADKQQVTIHVQVEEGPQYRFSGYHVSGDIPISQEELLANVDLTPNTIFSREKIVEAQKAMGHALGNHGYAFAQIAVEPVVNENAKTVAINYEIMPGRRYYVRQIHFSGNTKTEDKALRQVMQQMEGGLVNLKRIDDSTRNLNLLGFVKDVHHDFTPVAGKDNQVDLNMHVSEMPSATITAGVGYSTDQKFLVSASFNQPNFLGTGDAFGINFSNSAYVRSYSVSFTNPYFTPDGISQSLSFYYQRYNPGKLSSLTNSYTYNAFGGNLGYGIPINNYNRFTFGAGFEHIKLLPGNPEPLFITEFLNRQNGKTRYNQASLSVGWIFNSFDRAFFPTKGLEADVNASVALPASSRSLHYYKLNANTQGFLPLDRERNWIVMGKGGAVYGNGFNNTQILPFFTNYFGGGLDTDVPLPSLEANSLGPKDEFGNTMGGNVGYFGQMGLIVPQFNENVRTLLFVQGSKLYATKTSPTYTVLQELAQARKPRYAYGVSVEWRTFFAPIVFSLSKPIKRYCQSPGSVTVNGITVDRQAYCDDPDVFQFTLAANF; the protein is encoded by the coding sequence ATGCGTGGAAAAAAATTACTCTCTGCGATGTTATCGCTGGGTAGCTGTTGTTTAACAACGGCTGCATTTGCTTTTAGTCCGTTCACCGTTAAAGCCATCCGAATTGTTGGTTTGCAGGGGATCAATCAACAAACCGTGATGAACTACGTTCCTGTGCGGATTGGTCGCGAAATCACCCCCGAAAATTCATCGCAAATTATTCAAGCATTGTATAACACGGGTTTTTTCCAAGATGTCGAATTGGGGCGTGAAGGCAATACGCTTTATATTTACGTCAGCGAACGCCCCGTGATCAGCAGTATCACCATCAGCGGCAATAAAGATATAAAATCCGATGATTTGCGCAAAGTCTTGCGTAAAATGGGCATTGCTGAAGGCCAAGTATTAAATCGTTCCGCCATTGCTAATTTAAAATTTGCGCTGCAAAATCAATATACGCAATTGAGCAAATATAATGCGAGTGTCGATATTACGACCAAACGTTTAGCGCGCAATCGCGTGGACTTAACCATTGCCATTAATGAAGGTGGCGTCACTAAAGTTGGCGCTATTCTCATTTCAGGTAATCAGGCTTTTTCTCAACGCACACTATTGCATCAATTCAAACTCTCCACACCCAATTTATTTTCTTTTTTCACTAAAGACGATGAATACACCGAAGAAAAACTCGACGATGATTTACAAAATTTAAAATATTATTATCTCGATCACGGTTATTTGCGCATGCAAATTGTTTCCCATCAAGTGAGTTTATCTGCCGATAAACAACAGGTGACCATTCATGTGCAAGTCGAAGAAGGACCACAATATCGCTTTAGCGGTTATCACGTCAGTGGCGATATTCCCATTAGCCAAGAAGAATTATTAGCCAATGTCGATTTAACACCCAACACCATTTTTTCTCGCGAAAAAATTGTCGAGGCGCAAAAAGCCATGGGGCATGCCCTTGGTAATCATGGCTATGCCTTTGCTCAAATAGCTGTTGAACCTGTAGTCAATGAAAATGCTAAAACGGTGGCGATTAATTATGAAATTATGCCTGGCCGTCGTTATTATGTTCGTCAAATTCATTTTAGTGGCAACACCAAAACCGAAGATAAAGCCTTGCGTCAAGTCATGCAGCAAATGGAAGGCGGCTTGGTGAATTTAAAACGCATCGACGATTCCACGCGTAATTTAAATTTATTAGGATTTGTTAAAGACGTTCATCACGATTTTACTCCCGTGGCTGGCAAAGATAATCAAGTCGATTTGAACATGCATGTGAGTGAAATGCCATCGGCGACGATCACAGCGGGTGTGGGTTATTCAACCGATCAAAAGTTTTTAGTATCTGCGTCGTTTAACCAACCTAATTTCTTAGGCACGGGTGACGCATTTGGTATTAACTTCAGTAACAGTGCTTATGTGCGCTCGTATAGTGTGAGTTTCACCAATCCGTATTTCACGCCAGACGGTATTAGTCAAAGTTTAAGTTTTTATTATCAACGCTATAATCCCGGAAAATTATCTTCCTTAACCAACAGCTATACCTATAATGCCTTTGGAGGTAATTTAGGTTATGGTATCCCGATTAATAACTACAATCGTTTTACCTTTGGTGCGGGCTTTGAGCACATCAAGTTATTACCCGGTAATCCTGAACCCTTATTCATTACGGAATTTTTAAATCGTCAAAATGGCAAAACGCGCTATAACCAAGCTTCTTTAAGCGTGGGTTGGATATTTAATTCCTTCGATCGTGCATTTTTCCCCACCAAAGGTTTAGAGGCCGATGTTAATGCCTCCGTGGCGTTGCCCGCGAGCTCGCGTTCATTGCATTATTATAAACTCAATGCTAACACCCAGGGCTTTTTACCGCTCGATCGTGAGCGTAATTGGATTGTCATGGGTAAAGGCGGTGCGGTTTATGGTAATGGCTTTAACAATACCCAAATATTGCCCTTTTTTACCAATTATTTCGGCGGTGGGTTAGACACCGATGTGCCATTGCCATCATTAGAAGCCAATAGCTTAGGACCCAAAGATGAATTTGGGAATACCATGGGCGGTAATGTTGGTTATTTTGGTCAAATGGGTTTGATCGTGCCGCAATTTAATGAAAACGTTCGTACCTTGTTATTCGTGCAAGGTTCCAAGCTCTATGCAACCAAAACGTCGCCCACGTATACTGTTTTGCAAGAATTAGCCCAAGCTCGTAAACCGCGTTACGCTTACGGTGTTTCCGTCGAATGGCGAACCTTTTTTGCACCGATTGTGTTTAGCTTATCAAAACCGATTAAGCGCTATTGTCAATCACCCGGCTCAGTCACCGTGAATGGTATCACCGTCGATCGCCAAGCCTATTGCGACGATCCCGATGTCTTCCAATTCACCCTAGCCGCGAATTTTTAA
- a CDS encoding exodeoxyribonuclease VII large subunit, with translation MIENDKLQPILSVAELNFQARDLLENHFPQVWVSGEISNLACPSSGHVYFSLKDEQAQVRAALFRQQHRQLPFKLENGLQILVQAKLSLYPARGDYQLIVSQAELAGAGLLQRQFEQLKIKLQQQGLFALERKRALPEFPRTIGIITSPTAAALRDVLSVLRRRAPMLNIIIYPTSVQGDKAPAEIVRSIQQANRHATCEVLILCRGGGSIEDLWAFNDEKVAQAIFNSQLPIVSGVGHEIDFTISDFVADVRAPTPSAAAELVSPKREDMLTQLHLQLRQLHNFIEDKIQDYHFNLLQLSQRLRHPKQLLQDYQQRLDYLERALNNALTHQQHKTRVQFTHLITRFKQTTPQKFLVNKKLQLQFLQKQLLQIIRHQLQQTQDHFNSLMKQLQLVSPLATLDRGYAIVRSANREVIKSAHALNNGDEITILLADGEVDSKVIKE, from the coding sequence ATGATTGAGAACGATAAATTACAGCCGATTTTAAGTGTCGCGGAATTAAACTTCCAAGCGCGAGATCTCTTAGAAAATCATTTCCCTCAAGTGTGGGTGAGTGGGGAAATTTCGAATTTAGCTTGTCCCAGTTCGGGTCATGTGTATTTTTCGTTGAAAGATGAACAAGCGCAAGTGCGTGCGGCGCTGTTTCGGCAACAGCATCGGCAATTACCGTTTAAATTAGAAAATGGCTTACAAATTCTGGTGCAAGCCAAATTAAGTCTCTATCCGGCACGCGGGGATTATCAACTCATCGTCTCGCAAGCAGAATTGGCGGGAGCAGGATTATTGCAACGCCAGTTTGAGCAGTTAAAAATAAAATTACAGCAACAAGGATTATTTGCGCTAGAACGCAAACGCGCACTCCCTGAGTTTCCGCGCACGATTGGGATCATCACCTCCCCCACTGCTGCCGCTCTGCGTGATGTCTTATCGGTATTGCGACGACGCGCGCCCATGCTCAATATCATTATTTATCCCACGTCCGTGCAAGGCGATAAAGCCCCCGCTGAAATTGTGCGGTCTATTCAGCAAGCGAACCGGCATGCCACATGTGAAGTTTTAATTTTATGTCGAGGCGGTGGCTCGATCGAAGATTTATGGGCGTTTAACGATGAAAAAGTGGCGCAAGCCATTTTTAATAGTCAGTTACCGATTGTCTCTGGCGTGGGACACGAAATCGATTTTACGATTAGCGATTTTGTCGCCGATGTGCGCGCCCCGACGCCTTCAGCCGCCGCCGAATTAGTAAGCCCCAAGCGCGAGGATATGTTAACGCAACTCCATCTTCAATTAAGGCAATTGCACAACTTCATCGAAGATAAAATTCAAGACTATCATTTTAATTTATTACAGTTAAGCCAGCGTTTGCGTCATCCCAAACAGTTATTACAAGATTATCAGCAACGTTTAGATTATCTTGAACGCGCTTTAAATAACGCTTTAACGCATCAGCAACATAAAACACGTGTGCAATTTACTCATTTAATTACCCGTTTTAAACAAACCACTCCACAAAAATTTTTAGTCAATAAAAAATTACAATTACAATTTTTGCAAAAACAGTTATTACAAATCATCCGTCATCAATTGCAACAAACCCAAGATCATTTTAATTCTTTAATGAAGCAATTACAGTTAGTCAGTCCCCTTGCGACGTTAGATCGGGGATACGCAATTGTCAGAAGTGCTAATCGTGAGGTTATCAAATCTGCTCACGCGCTGAATAACGGTGATGAGATTACTATTTTATTAGCGGATGGCGAAGTCGATAGTAAGGTGATCAAGGAATAG
- the map gene encoding type I methionyl aminopeptidase — protein MKVDIKTPEDIEKMRVASRLAAEVLEMIGEHVTVGVTTDELNTLCHDYIVNHQQAIPAPLNYNGFPKSICTSVNHQVCHGIPSDRKLRDGDIINVDVTVIKDGFHGDTSKMFLVGKPSVLAQRLVKVCQEALYMGIKAVKPGARLGDIGAVIQKHAEANRFSVVREYCGHGIGTQFHTDPQVLHYGEPNTGFVLEAGMTFTIEPMINAGKRFVKLLPDQWTVVTKDHSLSAQWEHTILVTETGFEILSLRNEEKHEFL, from the coding sequence ATGAAAGTCGATATTAAAACTCCTGAAGACATTGAAAAAATGCGCGTTGCCAGTCGTTTGGCGGCAGAAGTGTTAGAAATGATTGGTGAACATGTCACCGTGGGAGTTACTACCGACGAATTAAATACCCTTTGTCACGATTATATCGTCAATCATCAACAAGCCATTCCGGCACCGTTAAATTATAACGGTTTTCCAAAATCGATTTGTACTTCGGTGAATCATCAAGTGTGCCACGGCATTCCAAGCGATCGCAAATTGCGCGATGGCGATATTATTAACGTCGATGTCACGGTCATCAAAGACGGTTTTCATGGCGATACCAGTAAAATGTTTTTGGTGGGTAAGCCTTCGGTGCTCGCTCAACGCTTAGTCAAGGTTTGCCAAGAAGCCTTATATATGGGTATTAAAGCAGTAAAACCTGGCGCACGCTTGGGCGATATTGGCGCCGTTATTCAAAAACACGCGGAAGCCAACCGTTTTTCCGTGGTACGTGAATATTGCGGACATGGCATCGGCACGCAATTTCATACCGATCCGCAAGTCTTGCATTATGGCGAACCTAACACGGGTTTCGTGCTAGAAGCAGGCATGACCTTTACCATTGAACCCATGATTAATGCTGGTAAACGTTTTGTGAAATTGCTCCCCGATCAATGGACGGTGGTCACAAAAGATCATAGTCTTTCAGCGCAATGGGAACATACGATTTTAGTCACAGAAACAGGATTTGAAATTTTAAGTTTGCGCAATGAAGAAAAGCACGAATTTTTGTGA
- the frr gene encoding ribosome recycling factor has product MIETLKQDVTQRMKKSVETFKNNLAKIRTGRAHPSLLEHITVLYYGNPSPLNQVASVTAADARSLMITPWEKNMVEPIEKAIMNADLGLNPVTVGMNIRVPLPALTEERRKEMTKVVRGEGEDAKVAVRNIRRDANNHLKELLKSKDITEDDQRRAEEAIQKMTDKHIAEIDALLATKEQELMEV; this is encoded by the coding sequence ATGATCGAAACACTGAAACAAGACGTCACGCAACGCATGAAAAAATCCGTTGAAACCTTTAAAAATAATTTAGCAAAAATTCGCACGGGTCGTGCACATCCGAGTTTATTAGAACACATCACGGTGTTGTATTACGGAAATCCTTCGCCCTTAAATCAAGTGGCGAGCGTTACCGCTGCCGATGCCCGTAGCCTTATGATCACACCATGGGAAAAAAACATGGTTGAACCGATTGAAAAAGCCATCATGAACGCTGATTTAGGTTTAAATCCAGTCACCGTAGGCATGAATATTCGTGTTCCATTACCCGCACTCACCGAAGAACGCCGCAAAGAAATGACTAAAGTCGTGCGCGGAGAAGGTGAAGATGCTAAAGTTGCGGTGCGTAATATTCGTCGCGATGCCAATAATCATTTAAAAGAATTATTAAAAAGCAAAGATATCACCGAAGACGATCAACGTCGTGCGGAAGAGGCTATTCAAAAAATGACGGATAAACACATTGCCGAAATCGATGCCTTGCTCGCTACGAAAGAACAAGAATTGATGGAAGTATAG
- a CDS encoding elongation factor Ts, giving the protein MSITAQMVKELRERTGAGMMECKKALVESNGDIEAAITEMRKNGQAKAAKKSGRIAAEGMIVIQHDAAAKVAIIAEVNCETDFVARDENFVHFANHVAETALKHRCVDLEKLKQLTLAGSQNSVEQERAELVIKIGENINVRRLELFETQGEVGYYSHGSRIGVLIDVKGASQELAKDLAMHIAASNPLAVDEKGVDAAIIEKERDIAQTQAATSGKPADIVEKMVQGRVSKFLKENTLLGQAFIKNPDVTVQALLTTEKAQVVRFVRFEVGEGIEKVEVDFAKEVMAQARGE; this is encoded by the coding sequence ATGAGTATAACCGCCCAAATGGTGAAAGAACTGCGCGAACGTACCGGTGCTGGCATGATGGAATGCAAAAAAGCCTTAGTCGAAAGCAATGGCGATATTGAAGCCGCCATCACCGAAATGCGTAAAAATGGTCAAGCGAAAGCCGCTAAAAAATCGGGACGTATTGCTGCTGAAGGCATGATTGTCATTCAACACGATGCAGCCGCAAAAGTTGCCATCATTGCAGAAGTGAATTGCGAAACCGATTTCGTGGCGCGCGATGAAAATTTTGTTCATTTTGCCAATCACGTTGCAGAAACTGCATTAAAGCATCGTTGTGTTGATTTAGAAAAATTAAAACAACTGACGTTAGCGGGTAGTCAAAATAGCGTCGAACAAGAACGCGCAGAACTCGTGATTAAAATTGGCGAAAACATTAATGTGCGCCGCTTGGAATTGTTCGAAACCCAAGGTGAAGTCGGCTATTATTCTCATGGCTCACGCATCGGTGTGTTAATCGATGTCAAAGGTGCAAGCCAAGAATTAGCCAAAGATTTAGCCATGCATATCGCTGCTAGCAATCCACTCGCAGTGGATGAAAAGGGCGTGGATGCTGCGATCATCGAAAAAGAACGCGACATCGCGCAAACGCAAGCGGCCACCTCTGGCAAGCCTGCCGATATCGTGGAAAAAATGGTACAAGGTCGCGTCAGCAAATTTTTAAAAGAAAATACTTTGCTCGGCCAAGCATTTATTAAAAATCCCGATGTCACTGTCCAAGCTTTATTAACCACCGAAAAAGCACAAGTCGTGCGTTTTGTGCGGTTTGAAGTCGGTGAAGGCATTGAAAAAGTTGAAGTGGATTTTGCTAAAGAAGTGATGGCACAAGCACGCGGAGAATAA
- the ispC gene encoding 1-deoxy-D-xylulose-5-phosphate reductoisomerase: MKKNICILGSTGSIGQNTLNVIAQHPQQFSVFALSGHANVTLLLQQCQQFKPKYAVMTDEEPAQQLKNKIEQYQLPTQVLSGAQALETIVSFPEVDSVMAAIVGGIGMRSTLAAARAGKRILLANKEALIMAGEVIMKTAQHYHAEIIPVDSEHNAIFQAMPAQYRCGEKPLGVNKIILTASGGPFREWAYETLASVTPEQACAHPNWSMGKKISVDSATMMNKALEVIEAHWLFQQTSAEIEVVLHPQSIIHSLVEYADGSLLAQLGQPDMRIPIACALSWPARITSGVKSLNLIECARLDFESIDEKRFPGLQLAYRALELGGFASAILNAANEVAVMAFLQEKIRFTDIVHICEMAMTHCTNISYKTNNTNAREEMAEIEMIIKADRDARSFVNEYLQIYNT, from the coding sequence GTGAAAAAAAATATTTGTATTTTAGGTTCAACCGGATCCATCGGACAAAATACCTTAAACGTGATTGCGCAACATCCGCAGCAATTTTCCGTATTTGCTTTGAGTGGTCATGCGAATGTTACTTTATTATTGCAACAATGCCAGCAATTTAAGCCCAAGTATGCGGTGATGACAGATGAAGAACCTGCACAACAATTAAAAAATAAAATTGAACAATATCAATTACCCACACAAGTATTATCTGGCGCACAAGCGTTAGAAACCATCGTCAGTTTTCCAGAAGTCGATAGTGTGATGGCTGCAATTGTGGGAGGCATTGGTATGCGCTCCACACTAGCCGCAGCACGTGCCGGAAAACGCATTTTACTGGCCAATAAAGAGGCATTAATTATGGCCGGTGAAGTGATCATGAAAACTGCCCAACACTATCATGCCGAAATTATTCCTGTGGATAGCGAGCACAATGCTATTTTTCAAGCCATGCCCGCACAGTATCGTTGTGGTGAAAAACCCTTAGGCGTCAATAAAATTATTTTAACGGCATCCGGCGGACCATTTCGCGAATGGGCGTATGAAACACTGGCAAGTGTGACTCCCGAGCAAGCCTGCGCGCATCCCAATTGGAGTATGGGTAAAAAAATTTCCGTCGACTCGGCGACGATGATGAATAAAGCCTTAGAAGTTATTGAAGCGCATTGGTTATTTCAACAAACGAGTGCAGAAATCGAAGTGGTATTGCATCCTCAAAGTATTATTCATTCGTTAGTGGAATATGCCGATGGTTCATTACTGGCGCAATTAGGCCAACCCGATATGCGTATTCCTATTGCCTGTGCGTTAAGTTGGCCAGCGCGCATCACTTCTGGGGTGAAATCATTAAATTTAATTGAATGCGCGCGTTTGGACTTTGAGAGCATCGATGAAAAACGATTTCCTGGATTACAGTTAGCCTATCGCGCCTTAGAACTGGGTGGATTTGCGAGTGCAATTTTAAATGCCGCGAATGAAGTGGCGGTTATGGCGTTTTTACAGGAAAAAATACGCTTTACGGATATCGTTCACATTTGCGAAATGGCCATGACGCACTGTACTAATATTTCATACAAGACAAATAATACCAATGCTCGTGAAGAGATGGCAGAAATAGAAATGATTATTAAAGCAGATAGGGATGCTCGTTCTTTTGTTAACGAGTATCTTCAAATTTACAATACCTAA